From Streptomyces sp. TLI_053, a single genomic window includes:
- a CDS encoding M23 family metallopeptidase gives MAERDPRHRTCRRPLVRGLAAAALATVTLLAPAGPGYATGSARLAPGTQFTPLTAAVLTEPTPFEATDGRTHLSYELLATSALSSATPLRLDRVEVREAGTERVVGSLSGQALAEAANPVGDPLPGADGYTPPPPAPTPTVVQGSQQWIIWIDLVLDPGRPAPEVLEHHLVGAVLTPSGPSAFEETVQTTPTGRTAPLDLAPPVRPGAWYASESCCGNTHHRRGLGPVNGRFGVPQRFAIDWYKVGEQGQTWEGDPARLTDYLSYRQPVVAALGGRVVEVQDGVPDNPPPVTPPVPPIEDTVGNHVTVEVAPGRYLLYAHLEPGSLAVREGDCVEPGQTLGLIGNSGNSTTPHLHFQVMTTAEFFPTDSPPFTFRSFRVVGQVEPRIWDDNLGLQPTGVLPITPSPYEGPHRSKYPLDREVLEF, from the coding sequence ATGGCAGAGCGCGATCCCCGCCACCGCACGTGCCGCAGACCCCTGGTGCGCGGGCTGGCCGCCGCCGCGCTCGCGACCGTCACGCTGCTGGCCCCGGCGGGCCCCGGGTACGCGACCGGCAGCGCCCGGCTGGCGCCCGGCACGCAGTTCACGCCGCTGACGGCGGCCGTGCTGACCGAGCCGACGCCGTTCGAGGCCACGGACGGCAGGACGCACCTCTCCTACGAACTGCTCGCCACCAGCGCGCTGTCCAGCGCCACGCCGCTGCGCCTCGACCGGGTCGAGGTCCGGGAGGCCGGCACCGAGCGGGTCGTCGGCTCGCTGAGCGGCCAGGCGCTGGCCGAGGCCGCCAATCCGGTGGGCGACCCGCTGCCGGGTGCGGACGGCTACACCCCGCCGCCCCCGGCGCCGACGCCGACCGTCGTCCAGGGTTCCCAGCAGTGGATCATCTGGATCGACCTGGTCCTCGACCCCGGCCGGCCCGCGCCGGAGGTCCTCGAGCACCACCTCGTGGGCGCCGTCCTCACTCCCTCCGGGCCCTCCGCCTTCGAGGAGACGGTGCAGACCACCCCGACCGGCCGTACCGCGCCGTTGGACCTGGCCCCGCCGGTGCGGCCCGGCGCCTGGTACGCCAGCGAGTCGTGCTGCGGCAACACCCACCACCGGCGCGGCCTCGGCCCGGTCAACGGCCGCTTCGGCGTGCCGCAGCGCTTCGCGATCGACTGGTACAAGGTCGGTGAGCAGGGGCAGACCTGGGAGGGCGACCCCGCACGGCTCACCGACTACCTGAGCTACCGGCAGCCGGTCGTGGCCGCGCTCGGCGGCCGGGTGGTGGAGGTGCAGGACGGTGTCCCGGACAACCCGCCGCCGGTCACGCCGCCGGTGCCGCCGATCGAGGACACCGTCGGCAACCACGTCACGGTGGAGGTCGCGCCGGGCCGGTACCTGCTCTACGCCCACCTGGAACCCGGCTCGTTGGCCGTCCGGGAGGGCGACTGCGTCGAACCGGGACAGACGCTCGGGCTGATCGGGAACAGCGGCAACTCCACCACGCCGCACCTGCACTTCCAGGTGATGACCACGGCCGAGTTCTTCCCGACCGACAGCCCGCCGTTCACCTTCCGGTCGTTCCGCGTCGTCGGGCAGGTCGAACCCCGGATCTGGGACGACAACCTGGGCCTGCAGCCGACCGGTGTCCTGCCGATCACGCCCTCGCCGTACGAGGGGCCGCACCGTTCGAAGTACCCGCTCGACCGCGAGGTGCTGGAGTTCTGA
- a CDS encoding cysteine hydrolase family protein, translating into MSWKGTLVTTHTTPSAPLRTVIGLDDRLPRLADSVLLLIDFQHTYRTGVMALDGAEEALASAADLLRRARAAGTPVIHVVNDGGPGTPYDIRTEIGAISAEVAPDAGEPVVVKTFPDAFHATELTAALTALGFAPDSGKDLVLAGFMTHMCVTFTAQGAFRLGYRPTVVASATATRPLTAPDGTVVPAATLQSAALTTVTDLFGLVAPTPAALPA; encoded by the coding sequence ATGTCCTGGAAAGGCACTCTTGTGACCACGCACACCACCCCGTCCGCTCCCCTGCGCACCGTGATCGGCCTGGACGACCGGCTTCCCCGGCTGGCCGACTCCGTTCTGCTCCTGATCGACTTCCAGCACACCTACCGCACCGGCGTGATGGCCCTGGACGGCGCCGAGGAGGCCCTCGCCTCCGCCGCCGACCTCCTGCGGCGCGCCCGCGCCGCGGGCACCCCGGTGATCCACGTCGTCAACGACGGCGGCCCGGGCACCCCGTACGACATCCGCACCGAGATCGGCGCGATCAGCGCCGAGGTCGCGCCCGACGCCGGCGAGCCCGTCGTCGTCAAGACCTTCCCCGACGCCTTCCACGCCACCGAACTCACCGCGGCCCTCACCGCCCTCGGCTTCGCGCCGGACAGCGGCAAGGACCTCGTCCTGGCCGGCTTCATGACCCACATGTGCGTCACCTTCACCGCCCAGGGCGCCTTCCGCCTCGGCTACCGCCCCACCGTCGTCGCCTCCGCCACCGCCACCCGCCCGCTCACCGCCCCCGACGGCACCGTCGTCCCCGCCGCCACCCTCCAGTCCGCCGCCCTCACCACCGTGACCGACCTCTTCGGCCTCGTCGCCCCCACCCCGGCCGCCCTCCCCGCCTGA
- a CDS encoding GlxA family transcriptional regulator codes for MPTPHRVVVAVFPDVDLLDVTGPAEVFALANRETGGRAGYRVRLAGPVGGAVRTSAGVRLLADLSFAEVGADVDTLLVPGAVELTGNGPVAKVDTTVVDWVRETAPHARRVASVCVGAHVLAAAGLLDGRTATTHWSTAAQLAAEHPEVTVDPDPIFVRTDRGRLWTGAGISACLDLALALVAEDQGERTALAVARQLVMYLKRQGGQSQFSVPLSHPATERRDIDELLRWIAGHLDGDLSTPALAARMCLSERHFARVFTQETGTGPAGYVEAARVEAARRLLETTDRPLEQVAAAAGLGSAETLHRAFRRRLATTPGAYRRRFRTPSV; via the coding sequence ATGCCCACTCCGCACCGGGTCGTCGTCGCGGTCTTCCCCGACGTCGACCTCCTCGACGTCACCGGCCCCGCCGAGGTGTTCGCGCTGGCCAACCGGGAGACCGGCGGCCGGGCGGGCTACCGGGTCCGGCTCGCCGGTCCGGTCGGCGGGGCGGTCCGGACCTCGGCGGGGGTGCGGCTGCTCGCCGACCTCTCCTTCGCCGAGGTCGGCGCGGACGTGGACACCCTGCTGGTGCCGGGCGCGGTCGAGCTGACGGGGAACGGGCCGGTGGCCAAGGTCGACACCACCGTCGTCGACTGGGTGCGGGAGACCGCGCCGCACGCCCGCCGGGTGGCCTCGGTGTGCGTGGGCGCCCACGTCCTGGCGGCCGCCGGACTGCTGGACGGGCGGACCGCGACCACCCACTGGTCGACGGCCGCGCAGCTCGCCGCCGAGCACCCCGAGGTGACGGTCGACCCCGACCCGATCTTCGTCCGGACCGACCGGGGCCGGCTGTGGACCGGGGCCGGCATCAGCGCCTGCCTGGACCTCGCGCTCGCCCTGGTGGCCGAGGACCAGGGCGAACGGACCGCGCTGGCGGTGGCCCGGCAGCTGGTGATGTACCTCAAGCGGCAGGGCGGGCAGAGCCAGTTCTCCGTCCCGCTGAGCCACCCGGCCACCGAGCGGCGCGACATCGACGAGCTGCTGCGGTGGATCGCCGGGCACCTCGACGGCGACCTCTCCACCCCGGCCCTGGCCGCCCGGATGTGCCTCAGCGAGCGGCACTTCGCCCGCGTCTTCACCCAGGAGACCGGCACCGGCCCGGCCGGGTACGTCGAGGCGGCCCGGGTGGAGGCGGCCCGGCGCCTGCTGGAGACCACCGACCGGCCGCTCGAGCAGGTCGCGGCGGCGGCCGGGCTCGGCTCGGCGGAGACCCTCCACCGGGCCTTCCGCCGCCGGCTCGCCACCACCCCCGGCGCCTACCGCCGCCGCTTCCGCACACCGTCCGTCTGA
- a CDS encoding Pycsar system effector family protein has translation MPPAVRAEPTPQAVMAMERLLAANSAELIRADTKAAVLLGFTGAALGAFVPLTRKDGAGIAAHGWDTRFLWWTAVLSALFAVGCFVSAIAPRHRKGRGDDAQGPAYFEHIGAGVGRGRLGRAFEQAGRDPAGPLLASLTATSAILRVKYRWIEAGAVLLLLALPQFAAVLRPGV, from the coding sequence GTGCCGCCCGCCGTGCGGGCCGAGCCGACCCCGCAGGCTGTGATGGCCATGGAGCGTCTGCTGGCGGCCAACAGCGCGGAGTTGATCAGGGCCGACACCAAGGCTGCCGTCCTCCTGGGCTTCACCGGTGCGGCTCTCGGCGCCTTCGTCCCGTTGACCAGGAAGGACGGCGCCGGGATCGCGGCCCACGGCTGGGACACCCGCTTCCTCTGGTGGACCGCGGTGCTCAGTGCCCTGTTCGCGGTGGGTTGCTTCGTGTCCGCCATCGCCCCCCGTCACCGGAAGGGGCGGGGGGACGACGCACAGGGTCCCGCTTACTTCGAGCACATCGGGGCGGGGGTCGGCCGGGGGCGGCTCGGCCGGGCCTTCGAACAGGCCGGGCGCGACCCGGCCGGACCGCTGTTGGCTTCTCTCACGGCGACCAGCGCGATCCTCCGGGTCAAGTACCGGTGGATCGAGGCGGGGGCGGTCCTCCTGCTCCTGGCACTGCCCCAGTTCGCCGCAGTGCTCCGGCCCGGGGTGTGA